In Deinococcus psychrotolerans, a genomic segment contains:
- the mnmG gene encoding tRNA uridine-5-carboxymethylaminomethyl(34) synthesis enzyme MnmG, with product MTARPPLSAPSTSSSPALHLSKPRWNVIVIGGGHAGIEAAWAAAKFGPVALLVSNPATIGRMPCNPAVGGPGKSQMVFEIEALGGLMPRLADATAIHTRVLNASKGPAVQSLRVQNERDAYAEHAQEYLLNTPNLEVVRGEAADLEADGEGWQVVTTDGRRLAARSVVIAAGTFLRGLTWYGRQSRAEGRQGEPPSRFLSAPLARAGHVLKRYKTGTPPRVRADAVNFSELLEVPADPNPRGFTGTPGPNATLSPTWQTHTTPETHRLIQENLHESPMYSGDIEGLGPRYCPSIEDKVVRFAHHDRHLLFVEPEGLETSEVYLQGFSSSLPPRLQDVLVRSLPGFVRAVIHRYAYAVEYDVVDSTELTLHLESRLLPGIFTAGQLNGTSGYEEAAAQGLVAGTAAARRSLGLAQDPQQAPIVSRETSYIGVMLDDLVFKGSDEPYRMMTSRVEHRLLLRQDNADERISEQAYHLGLIDEQRLRAVEQKYQKITAGAESLSKQRIQGQTGDAWLRRPEMSLADLEAVGFKLPELSSTEREALEIRVKYAGYIQRTERRLLAEDRARELSLVGVDFSAVCALSNEAREKLRRSQPQTLAQASRLPGVRHGDVSSLLIHLKQRERVSRETT from the coding sequence ATGACGGCCCGGCCTCCCCTATCAGCACCTTCAACCAGCAGCTCCCCAGCGCTTCACCTCTCCAAGCCGCGCTGGAATGTCATCGTGATCGGTGGCGGCCACGCCGGAATCGAAGCGGCGTGGGCGGCGGCCAAGTTTGGCCCAGTGGCGTTGCTGGTCAGCAACCCGGCCACCATCGGCAGAATGCCGTGCAATCCGGCGGTAGGCGGCCCCGGCAAAAGCCAGATGGTCTTTGAAATCGAAGCGCTCGGCGGCTTGATGCCGCGCCTCGCCGACGCCACCGCCATTCATACCCGCGTGCTGAACGCCAGCAAGGGGCCAGCGGTGCAGTCGCTGCGGGTTCAAAATGAGCGCGATGCTTACGCCGAACATGCTCAAGAATACTTGCTCAATACGCCAAATCTGGAAGTGGTGCGCGGCGAGGCGGCTGACCTCGAAGCGGACGGTGAGGGCTGGCAAGTCGTCACCACCGATGGTCGGCGTTTGGCGGCCCGCAGTGTGGTGATCGCGGCCGGTACTTTCCTGCGCGGCCTGACTTGGTACGGAAGGCAATCCCGCGCTGAGGGACGGCAAGGTGAGCCGCCTTCGCGCTTCCTGTCGGCTCCGCTGGCCCGCGCCGGACACGTTCTCAAGCGCTACAAAACCGGAACGCCGCCGCGTGTGCGGGCCGACGCCGTGAATTTCAGCGAGTTGCTGGAAGTCCCCGCCGATCCCAATCCCCGCGGCTTCACGGGCACGCCCGGCCCCAACGCCACGCTCTCCCCCACTTGGCAGACCCACACCACCCCCGAAACCCACCGCCTGATTCAGGAAAACTTGCACGAATCACCCATGTACTCGGGCGACATCGAAGGCTTAGGGCCACGCTACTGCCCCAGCATCGAAGACAAAGTGGTGCGGTTTGCCCACCATGACCGCCACTTGCTGTTTGTCGAGCCTGAAGGTCTGGAGACCAGCGAAGTGTATTTGCAGGGCTTTTCGAGTAGCTTGCCGCCGCGCCTGCAAGACGTATTGGTGCGTTCTTTGCCGGGATTCGTGCGGGCCGTGATTCACCGCTACGCCTACGCTGTCGAATACGATGTGGTGGATTCGACCGAGCTGACCCTGCACCTCGAATCGCGCTTGCTGCCTGGCATCTTTACGGCGGGCCAGCTCAACGGCACCAGCGGTTACGAGGAAGCGGCGGCTCAGGGCTTGGTGGCTGGTACGGCGGCAGCTCGGCGCTCGCTCGGCTTGGCGCAAGACCCGCAACAAGCGCCGATTGTTTCCCGTGAAACAAGTTACATCGGCGTGATGCTCGACGACTTGGTGTTCAAAGGCAGTGACGAACCCTACCGAATGATGACCAGCCGCGTGGAACACCGTTTACTCCTTCGCCAAGACAACGCCGACGAGCGGATCAGTGAACAAGCCTACCACCTGGGATTGATTGATGAGCAGCGCCTCCGAGCGGTCGAGCAGAAATACCAGAAGATTACCGCTGGTGCTGAATCCCTCAGCAAGCAGCGGATTCAGGGGCAGACCGGAGACGCTTGGTTGCGCCGTCCCGAGATGAGCTTGGCTGATCTGGAAGCGGTTGGCTTCAAGTTACCTGAATTGAGCAGCACCGAACGTGAAGCGTTGGAAATTCGAGTCAAATACGCGGGTTATATTCAGCGCACCGAGCGGCGACTCTTGGCGGAAGACAGAGCGCGTGAGCTGAGCCTCGTCGGCGTAGATTTTTCAGCGGTCTGTGCGCTCTCCAATGAAGCCCGCGAAAAGCTGCGCCGCAGCCAGCCTCAAACGCTGGCTCAGGCGTCGAGGCTGCCCGGCGTGCGGCATGGAGATGTTTCCAGTTTGCTGATTCATCTCAAGCAGCGTGAGCGCGTTTCACGTGAAACAACCTGA
- a CDS encoding metallophosphoesterase, protein MMLRKFIAIGDVHGDYDLLWAALRAASCVDAAGLPTPPVQQGLYQVVLIGDLVHPKTLADYSRLTGLAEFNPRDEDHLFAAARVQVRELERVRMFQEAAPRSVHCVLGNHDDGVLHHRYLLQTAGGLTHNEFDPERGGVRLPDHLRHWFSGFVRELRVGRVQFAHVGPLPAFAYYDDLFYTDKAPKHWWHDTPEYVMMADLAYGVYGHTQMPDGIYLDEAARFAMIDALGNREYLELMTDSSQHDPVISVRAVPF, encoded by the coding sequence ATGATGCTCAGGAAGTTTATTGCCATCGGTGATGTTCACGGCGATTACGATCTCTTGTGGGCGGCTTTGCGGGCGGCGAGCTGCGTAGACGCCGCAGGCTTGCCCACTCCCCCTGTCCAGCAGGGCCTGTACCAGGTGGTGCTAATCGGCGACTTGGTGCATCCCAAAACGCTTGCCGACTACAGCCGCTTGACGGGTCTGGCTGAGTTCAATCCCCGCGATGAAGACCACCTGTTCGCGGCGGCGCGGGTGCAGGTGCGCGAGCTCGAACGGGTGCGGATGTTTCAAGAAGCTGCGCCGAGGTCGGTGCACTGCGTGCTGGGCAACCACGATGATGGCGTGCTGCACCACCGCTACCTTTTGCAGACGGCTGGTGGCCTGACCCACAACGAATTCGACCCCGAGCGCGGCGGCGTCCGGCTGCCCGACCACCTGCGGCACTGGTTCAGCGGCTTCGTGCGCGAGTTGCGGGTGGGCCGGGTGCAGTTTGCCCACGTCGGGCCGCTGCCGGCTTTTGCTTATTACGACGATCTGTTTTACACCGACAAAGCGCCCAAACATTGGTGGCATGACACGCCCGAATACGTCATGATGGCCGATTTGGCTTACGGCGTGTACGGGCATACCCAAATGCCAGACGGTATTTATCTGGACGAGGCGGCCCGCTTTGCCATGATCGACGCCCTTGGCAACCGCGAATATTTGGAACTGATGACCGATTCCTCGCAGCATGATCCGGTCATCAGCGTCAGGGCCGTGCCGTTCTAA
- a CDS encoding single-stranded DNA-binding protein, with translation MSDSSAVVQLALRAALSGWAVSEVRGNQARVLPAPDLDTLSAHLAAVDPAWSLTWACESAAPFVVRARLTLGGAVREGLSSAQRLEDAKKLALADVFRYFGVYSALEAPWVDYDPEEGANTSELGAGDFGAEAQTARPVTPLPSAPKDPQMESARAHIDTLMEQLRQGGKGGEAIKLLMRGYGETVEESRAIYKELQALQRR, from the coding sequence ATGTCCGATTCGTCCGCCGTTGTTCAACTGGCTCTGCGTGCCGCGCTGAGCGGCTGGGCCGTCAGTGAAGTGCGGGGCAACCAAGCCCGCGTGCTGCCCGCGCCTGACCTCGATACCCTAAGTGCTCATCTGGCGGCGGTCGATCCAGCTTGGAGCCTCACGTGGGCTTGCGAAAGTGCCGCGCCCTTTGTGGTTCGCGCCCGTCTTACGCTCGGCGGCGCGGTACGTGAGGGGCTGAGCAGCGCCCAACGCTTGGAAGACGCCAAGAAGCTGGCGTTGGCCGACGTTTTTCGTTATTTCGGTGTTTACTCGGCGCTGGAGGCTCCTTGGGTCGACTACGATCCTGAAGAGGGAGCCAATACCAGTGAACTCGGCGCTGGTGATTTTGGCGCTGAGGCTCAAACTGCCCGGCCCGTCACACCGCTTCCCAGCGCTCCCAAAGATCCGCAAATGGAGAGTGCCCGCGCCCATATCGACACCTTGATGGAGCAGCTTCGTCAGGGTGGCAAGGGCGGTGAGGCGATCAAACTGCTGATGCGCGGCTACGGCGAAACGGTTGAGGAAAGCCGCGCCATCTACAAAGAGCTTCAGGCGCTTCAGCGGCGTTAA
- a CDS encoding ABC transporter ATP-binding protein has product MNDIVCFEHLTQRFGTLTALSDLNLELRAGQLSALLGPNGAGKTTAIDLMLGLSSPTQGTVRVMGSDPRSTTTRAGVGAMLQDINVPAGLGVRELVTLYAALYPSPMTVDKALTLSGLTEQAKQRVSGLSGGQKRRLSFALAVVGQPKLLLLDEPTVGMDVQSRNAFWQGIAELRSGGCTVLLTTHLLEEVDRAADRVILLNKGKLVADGTPSSIRERVGVSKVRFSSQLAGEQLRALPGADTFTFAAEGRASFSSRTPELLVRAALDADPDLKHLEVSQASLEDAFLSLTSDSLTSPGAVSA; this is encoded by the coding sequence ATGAACGATATCGTCTGCTTCGAGCACCTCACCCAGCGCTTCGGCACGCTCACGGCCCTGTCCGATCTCAATCTGGAACTGAGAGCGGGCCAGCTCAGCGCCCTGCTCGGCCCCAACGGTGCGGGCAAGACCACCGCCATCGACTTGATGCTGGGCCTCAGCAGCCCCACGCAAGGCACCGTGCGGGTGATGGGCAGCGACCCGCGCAGCACCACGACCCGTGCGGGCGTCGGCGCGATGCTGCAAGACATCAACGTGCCCGCCGGGCTGGGCGTACGCGAGTTGGTGACGCTTTACGCCGCGCTGTATCCAAGTCCGATGACCGTAGACAAAGCGCTGACCCTTTCCGGCCTGACCGAGCAGGCCAAGCAGCGGGTGAGTGGTTTGTCAGGCGGGCAAAAGCGGCGCTTGAGCTTTGCTTTGGCAGTAGTGGGCCAACCCAAGCTGCTGCTGCTGGACGAACCGACGGTGGGAATGGACGTTCAGAGCCGCAACGCCTTCTGGCAGGGCATTGCCGAGTTGCGAAGCGGCGGCTGCACGGTGCTGCTGACCACCCACCTCCTCGAAGAAGTCGACCGCGCCGCCGACCGCGTGATTTTGCTCAACAAAGGCAAGCTGGTGGCTGATGGCACGCCCAGCAGCATCCGCGAGCGGGTGGGCGTCAGCAAAGTGCGCTTCAGCAGCCAGCTCGCAGGCGAGCAACTCCGCGCCCTGCCGGGAGCCGACACCTTTACCTTTGCCGCCGAAGGACGGGCCAGTTTCAGCAGCCGCACACCGGAACTTCTGGTGCGTGCCGCGCTGGACGCCGACCCCGACTTGAAGCACCTTGAAGTCTCGCAGGCCAGCCTTGAAGACGCCTTCCTGAGCCTGACCAGCGACAGTTTGACAAGCCCAGGGGCGGTAAGCGCATGA
- a CDS encoding ABC transporter permease: MTTSTASTARRSSSSLRPFLALARSEVTRLLRNRAYLVPALLLPILFFALWGLSNAGGKLSGVNAGAYMLVSYAAYALISTALFGFGVAVAAERASGWWRQLRVAPVTPAMLFGAKISAALVMGLLSVTALLLFAGIVGHIWLSPGVVVGVLVRLLLGMIPFALLGLALGFLVGPDAAGGVANLISLPMLFASGIFIPLEVAPDFIKTIAPYLPAYHYGQLGWAALGAKPAGAEWIHWAWLIGYGAVFLLIALWAAGRNEARR; the protein is encoded by the coding sequence ATGACCACATCCACTGCCAGCACTGCCCGCCGCTCTTCTTCCAGCTTGCGCCCCTTCTTGGCCCTAGCCCGCAGCGAAGTCACTCGCCTACTCAGAAACCGCGCTTACCTCGTTCCGGCCTTGCTGCTCCCGATTCTCTTCTTTGCTTTGTGGGGACTGTCCAATGCCGGCGGCAAGCTCAGCGGCGTCAACGCGGGGGCGTACATGTTGGTGTCGTATGCCGCCTACGCGCTGATCAGCACCGCCCTGTTCGGCTTCGGCGTGGCCGTGGCCGCCGAGCGGGCCTCGGGGTGGTGGCGGCAGCTGCGGGTCGCTCCGGTGACGCCTGCCATGCTGTTCGGGGCCAAGATCAGCGCCGCGCTGGTGATGGGCCTGCTCAGCGTGACGGCGCTGCTGCTGTTTGCCGGAATTGTCGGCCACATCTGGCTGAGTCCGGGCGTGGTGGTGGGCGTGCTCGTGCGGCTGCTGCTGGGCATGATTCCGTTTGCGCTGCTGGGCCTAGCACTCGGCTTTCTGGTCGGGCCGGACGCGGCGGGCGGCGTCGCCAACCTGATTTCGTTGCCGATGCTGTTTGCTTCTGGCATCTTCATTCCGCTGGAAGTGGCCCCCGACTTCATCAAGACCATTGCCCCGTATTTACCTGCCTATCATTACGGCCAACTCGGCTGGGCAGCGCTTGGAGCCAAGCCCGCCGGTGCCGAGTGGATTCACTGGGCCTGGTTAATCGGTTACGGCGCAGTGTTCTTGCTGATCGCGCTGTGGGCCGCTGGGCGCAACGAAGCGCGGCGCTAA